The Parachlamydiales bacterium genome includes a region encoding these proteins:
- a CDS encoding glycine--tRNA ligase, with protein sequence MSEQEDLLKSVVALCKRRGFIFPGSEIYGGFANTYSYGPYGAEMKQTVRQAWWRNFVHNREDMVGMDGPILLHPRAWEASGHVAGFNDALIDCKKCKSRFRADHLIEQTLQIDVEGFTVDQINALVKEHNLACPKCGAKEWTEARYFNLMFSTKLSKTSSPGENDIAYLRPETAQAIFLDYKNIVDTMRVNIPFGVAQIGKAFRNEITPGNFIFRVIEFEQMEIEYFIRGEQWQEKFDEWLSVMDRWCRWIGLSNDRLSHHEHPQEKLSHYSKRTVDIMYNFPFGRSELYGLAYRTNFDLSQHAEFSKTKLDFTDPQTREKFVPHVIEPTFGLDRTILALICQAYAEEKLPNGEERTVLRFLPHMAPVKIAVFPLMKKEHLVEKARNVFHSLNGNWTVQYDDSGAIGKRYRRHDEIGTPICITIDFETLEDNTVTLRHRDSMEQERISLDKLMARCLEILTPPPL encoded by the coding sequence ATGTCAGAACAAGAAGATCTGCTAAAATCCGTAGTCGCCTTGTGTAAAAGACGTGGTTTCATTTTTCCAGGATCCGAAATCTATGGCGGCTTTGCCAATACTTATAGTTACGGACCTTATGGCGCAGAAATGAAACAAACTGTCCGTCAAGCTTGGTGGCGCAATTTCGTGCATAACCGCGAAGATATGGTGGGAATGGACGGACCCATATTACTCCATCCCAGAGCATGGGAAGCGTCAGGCCATGTCGCAGGCTTTAACGACGCTTTGATCGACTGCAAAAAATGCAAAAGCCGTTTTCGTGCCGACCATCTAATCGAGCAAACCTTGCAGATTGACGTGGAAGGATTCACTGTAGATCAAATCAACGCCCTTGTGAAAGAACATAATCTCGCCTGTCCCAAATGCGGTGCTAAAGAATGGACCGAGGCACGCTATTTCAACCTTATGTTTTCGACAAAACTTAGCAAAACAAGCTCGCCAGGTGAAAACGATATCGCTTACCTCCGCCCGGAGACAGCTCAAGCGATCTTCCTCGACTACAAAAACATTGTCGATACCATGCGTGTTAATATTCCTTTTGGTGTTGCCCAAATCGGTAAAGCCTTCCGTAATGAGATTACCCCCGGCAACTTTATCTTCCGCGTCATCGAATTTGAACAAATGGAAATCGAATATTTTATCCGTGGAGAGCAGTGGCAAGAGAAATTCGATGAATGGCTTTCTGTGATGGACCGCTGGTGCCGTTGGATCGGTCTTTCGAATGACCGCTTAAGCCACCATGAGCATCCTCAAGAAAAGCTTTCCCACTACTCCAAACGTACAGTGGATATCATGTACAACTTCCCTTTTGGAAGGAGCGAGCTTTACGGATTGGCCTACAGAACAAATTTCGACCTCTCGCAACATGCTGAGTTCTCTAAAACTAAGCTGGATTTTACAGATCCACAAACACGTGAGAAATTCGTTCCACATGTCATCGAGCCTACTTTTGGTTTAGACCGCACCATCTTGGCCCTTATTTGCCAAGCCTATGCAGAAGAAAAACTGCCCAATGGCGAAGAACGTACCGTTTTGCGTTTCCTTCCACATATGGCGCCGGTGAAAATTGCAGTCTTCCCCCTCATGAAGAAAGAGCACTTGGTCGAAAAAGCGCGCAATGTCTTCCATAGTTTGAACGGAAATTGGACTGTCCAATATGACGATTCAGGAGCTATAGGTAAACGCTACCGTCGCCATGATGAGATAGGAACGCCGATTTGTATTACCATCGACTTCGAAACGCTGGAAGATAATACCGTTACCTTGCGACACCGCGATAGCATGGAACAAGAACGGATCAGCTTGGATAAGCTGATGGCACGGTGCTTAGAAATACTAACGCCCCCTCCGCTTTAA
- the uppS gene encoding polyprenyl diphosphate synthase, with product MQPLFIEAQPETTFFTAEQMAAVDLNNVPRHIAIVLDGNRRWANSNGETHVEGHQKGADILLDILRSAKELTIETVTVYGFSTENWGRPREEVEAVLWLIEQYTIEQRPQMLANGVKVTCIGDVSEFPDTLQKALEDTVEATAHCTDIHFVMALNYGARKEICRAANCIAENMRQGKIPETAIDEKLLASYLDTHDLPDLDLFIRPGGQLRMSNFLLWQASYSELYFLDKMWPDFTPYDLYVAVLEYQKRIRRLGT from the coding sequence ATGCAGCCCCTATTCATCGAAGCACAGCCCGAAACTACTTTTTTCACTGCAGAACAAATGGCGGCCGTTGACCTGAATAACGTTCCGCGCCACATAGCCATTGTACTAGATGGCAACCGCCGTTGGGCCAATAGCAATGGTGAAACGCATGTTGAAGGCCATCAGAAGGGCGCCGACATTTTATTGGACATCCTCCGTTCCGCTAAAGAACTCACCATCGAAACAGTGACTGTCTACGGTTTTTCGACTGAAAACTGGGGCCGTCCCCGTGAGGAAGTCGAAGCTGTCTTGTGGCTGATCGAACAATACACTATTGAACAGCGTCCGCAAATGCTAGCCAATGGAGTTAAAGTCACCTGTATCGGCGATGTAAGCGAATTCCCAGACACACTACAAAAAGCCCTGGAAGATACTGTAGAAGCAACAGCACATTGTACTGATATCCATTTTGTAATGGCACTGAACTATGGAGCACGCAAAGAAATCTGCAGAGCCGCTAATTGCATCGCAGAAAATATGCGCCAAGGAAAAATTCCCGAGACTGCGATAGATGAAAAATTACTGGCTAGTTACTTGGACACGCATGATCTTCCCGACCTGGACTTATTTATCCGCCCGGGGGGCCAGTTAAGAATGAGTAACTTCCTTCTTTGGCAAGCCTCCTATTCTGAACTTTACTTTTTAGATAAAATGTGGCCTGATTTCACTCCGTACGACTTATATGTAGCTGTGCTCGAATACCAAAAACGGATTAGAAGATTGGGAACCTAA
- the lepA gene encoding translation elongation factor 4: MTKYSRKHIRNFSIIAHIDHGKSTIADRLLELTKTLEAREMQEQVLDDMDLERERGITIKAHPVTMYYNSPDGEIYQINFIDTPGHVDFSYEVSRSLSACEGALLVIDAAQGIQAQTLANMHLALERNLTIVPVLNKIDLPAANIEETKQQIEELMAIDASDAIACSAKTGVGIREILDRIVRDIPPPDEPKDDLLRALIFDSHYDNYRGVKVYIRVMSGHVRKGTVIRMMASGKTFEVLEVGIFAPQMRPTDELRPGEVGYFIANIKITSDVKVGDTITSHKHPASDALPGFRHVTPVVFAGIYPIDSSDFEAVRDALTKLQLNDSALHIEQESSTALGFGFRCGFLGLLHLEIVFERLQREFNLDIISTAPSVCYRFTLSDNSVKEIDNPSHYPDPGHIAWVEEPWVKSHIITPTDFLGAVLALGMDKRGMCIKTETLDSRRVMLTYQIPLNEIITDFNDKLKSITKGYGSFDYEFENYQEGDIIKLEIKVNDEPVDAFSCLVHRTKAESKGRAICNKLKDVIPRQLFKVPIQAAIGGKIIARETIPALSKNVTAKCYGGDISRKRKLWEKQKEGKKRMKEIGKVTIPQNAFMEVLKASE, from the coding sequence ATGACCAAATATTCACGCAAACACATCCGTAATTTCTCTATCATCGCCCATATCGACCATGGTAAGTCGACTATTGCCGACAGACTTTTGGAACTCACCAAAACCCTCGAAGCGCGGGAAATGCAAGAGCAAGTCTTGGATGATATGGACCTGGAAAGAGAAAGAGGCATCACGATCAAGGCCCATCCGGTCACGATGTATTACAATTCTCCCGACGGCGAAATTTATCAGATCAACTTTATCGATACGCCGGGCCACGTGGACTTTTCTTACGAAGTTTCCCGTTCCCTTTCAGCATGCGAAGGCGCGTTGCTTGTCATTGACGCAGCTCAAGGCATTCAAGCTCAAACTCTTGCAAACATGCACCTCGCCTTGGAGCGCAACCTCACCATCGTACCGGTCTTAAATAAGATTGACCTTCCCGCAGCAAATATCGAAGAGACAAAGCAGCAGATCGAAGAGTTAATGGCTATCGATGCCTCCGACGCTATCGCCTGTTCCGCAAAAACGGGTGTCGGCATTCGCGAAATCCTTGACCGTATCGTTAGGGACATACCTCCTCCTGATGAACCTAAAGACGATCTTTTACGCGCCCTCATCTTCGATTCGCACTATGACAACTACCGCGGCGTCAAAGTTTATATCCGCGTCATGAGCGGCCATGTCCGCAAAGGGACAGTTATCCGCATGATGGCCAGCGGTAAAACCTTTGAAGTATTAGAAGTCGGCATTTTCGCCCCTCAGATGCGACCTACAGACGAATTACGTCCCGGAGAAGTCGGATACTTCATTGCCAACATCAAAATCACCTCCGACGTTAAAGTTGGCGACACAATTACTTCGCATAAACACCCGGCAAGCGATGCCCTTCCCGGCTTCCGCCACGTCACTCCTGTCGTCTTTGCAGGGATCTATCCTATCGACAGCTCCGACTTTGAAGCGGTCCGTGATGCTTTGACCAAACTTCAGCTCAATGACTCCGCTCTACATATCGAACAAGAGAGCAGTACAGCGTTGGGATTTGGTTTCCGCTGCGGCTTCCTCGGCCTGCTCCACTTAGAGATAGTCTTTGAAAGGCTGCAAAGGGAATTCAATCTAGATATCATTTCTACCGCACCCAGCGTTTGCTATCGATTCACGCTAAGTGATAATTCAGTCAAAGAAATTGATAATCCTTCCCATTATCCAGATCCGGGCCATATCGCTTGGGTAGAGGAACCTTGGGTAAAGAGCCACATCATTACTCCTACAGATTTTCTTGGTGCTGTTTTGGCCCTAGGCATGGATAAAAGGGGTATGTGCATCAAGACGGAGACCTTAGATAGCCGTCGCGTCATGCTGACCTACCAAATCCCCCTCAATGAGATCATCACCGACTTCAACGATAAACTTAAGTCTATCACGAAAGGCTATGGTTCTTTCGACTATGAATTTGAGAATTATCAAGAAGGCGATATCATCAAGTTGGAAATTAAGGTTAACGATGAGCCTGTCGACGCTTTCTCTTGCCTTGTCCACCGCACCAAAGCAGAATCCAAAGGCCGCGCTATCTGCAATAAGCTGAAAGATGTCATCCCGCGCCAACTGTTCAAAGTCCCTATACAAGCTGCTATCGGCGGAAAGATCATCGCCCGCGAAACTATTCCCGCCCTTTCTAAAAACGTGACCGCAAAATGCTATGGCGGCGACATCAGCCGTAAACGCAAATTATGGGAAAAGCAGAAGGAAGGTAAGAAACGGATGAAGGAAATCGGCAAGGTAACGATCCCGCAAAACGCGTTTATGGAAGTACTAAAAGCGAGTGAATAA